The Rosa chinensis cultivar Old Blush chromosome 7, RchiOBHm-V2, whole genome shotgun sequence DNA segment GCTTCACTTGTTTCTGTAGATATCATATGTCAACTAGATTGTCAAGTAGCTAGTTTTGTGGCATAGATATATATTTCTTATTGAAGTATTTggttaaagaaataaaaatatcatTGGCAttccattaaaaaaataatCCAAACTAGCAAAGCAAGCAAATTGAAAACATACACAGAATGGAACCAAATTTACTTCTAGTCAGAGAATTAATGGAGATGAAGATATTATTCTTGCAAGAATGATAATTACAAGTCAAAGCAGACTTACACCAACCCTTCTGGTAGCTCTTCACCAAAATCCAAACTAAATCCATAACTCATTATGAAAAAAAAGTACCAAAAGAGGAGCCATAAAGAAGAGTATATTGACCACTATTTCCGGATCCTCAACTACTTCCTCtgaacccttcttcttctttgcttcataAGCATGTATCCATATATCAGACCTTGATATCGCATCGGGATTTTCACTTTGTTCCCTCTACAAATCAACAAGTAAAAATGATCTTTATGTTATCAAATGAACAAAATCATATGTCATTAATAACCACATTATTCTTACCAATTCTTCTTCAAGCCGCGCGAAACTTTTCCTACTTGTTCTGTGTGGTAAAGTTCTTCTTGCCCGCATTCTCTTGAATTTTTCACACTTCTCCTATGATAAACATGTGGTCAAAACATTTTCTGAAATCTGATATATTGCAAGACAAATTTAgacttgtatatatattataaaataTGTCTAAAACATACCTTAAATCCTGCACTAGTTCTGTTTTTAATAAAAGCTAACCACTcatccatggattctatgttgTTAGGCTTGAGAAGGGCAGCAGCACGTTGTAAACCAACAACTTTGGCTTGCTCTTCCACTTGTTTTATCACTAACGATCTATGATCTCGCCAAAGCTTCATCATTTTTCGAAAAATATGCTTCTTGTAGAATTCATCAACAATGAAACTTGTCTACAAAAGCAAATAAGTGAATACAAAGGTGAACATAAAAAGCTCGTTGCAACATGTTCCTATATATGAGTTTAGAAAACTTACTGTGATGTCTATCCAAATCTGATCTTTGAAAGTAGCAGATAGATCTTTCCAAGTTGCAGCAGTCATTGGTATTAGCTCTCTTGCTGAGGCTCCAATGAAAGAGGAGAAGAGAGCTGCATTTTGTCTAATAGGCTGGCCTCTTTCATTGAATTCAACTAGAataggactttttttttttttttttttgccaatatCCAATAATTTGGCTTTACCCCGAGgtggaatttttttcttttctgggtttgatgtaGCTTGGCCTTCTAGAATATCATCTTCTGCAGGGGTTGAATTTGAACTTCCATTAGAGATTCTCAAAGATTCATTCCTTTCTTCCCTGGCTGCAACAACAGCAGCTGCTCTTGCAGCTTTTTCCTGCTTTTTGGCTCTCTTTCCACCTAGTTTTGAAGTCTCTCCTCCATCCATACTTTATAAGATCAGCAGAATATGTTCTATGAAACACAAAAAAAACCATGATAAATGTACTAACATGTAAACCAATCTTATCCAAAACCAGAAACCAAACTAGATCTTACCCTTAGATTGCTGTGCTGATAGATTATATCAATGCTTCAGTTGAATTTGAGTTATTCAGTCACCGTCACTCTGTTCAGCCAACAAACAAGCAATTAAAACTATAACTATAATTAATAGTACACACACACGTATATTATTGTATGCAATTCCTACAATTACCGAATTGATTTCCTCATTATTATATCTATCACATTCTTCATCCTCAACGTCAAGGTATAGCTGTGATACATCTACTGGCATGTAAGCACTTTCATCAACACTATCATTCTCAAAAAAGCCTCTTGGCGGTGCTCTGAGTACAACATGCCAATTCGATGTGTCACTCTATCTTGAATAAAAAACCTGTTTCGCTTGGGAAGCAAAAATAAATGGATCTCTATCAAACTGATGCTGCCCCTTGTGGAAGTTCACTAATGTAAAACCATCTTCCAATTTGATACTGGTCCCTATGTTAGCCCAATAACAATCAAATAAGGGGACCTGAAATTGACGATAGTCTAGCAGAACTATATCTCTTATAACACCATAGTAGGAGACTCTGTCCATCTTTTGTAAATTATCATTTGCACTTGCTCGACACATAGTGTCTGCTTCAACAAAAACACCACTATTTTGTGTGCTCTTCTCACTGTCCTCAGTCTGAAATCAATTTCCATTGATAATGAAGCTTGTATGTGATACCACATCTGCTTTTGGCCGACAAGCAATCCATTTCACCGTTTCTGACATATCTCTAGAATCACCAAATTTAACCTTATCAGCTAACCATTCACTAAAAGTACTAAGATGTCTCTGTTCAAGAAGGTTTTCATCTTGTTCAAGACGTGTATCAGAACACTTTAGTTCTTCCCTGTGTAGTCTGATAGGAAATAAATGTATAAGAAAACTGGACAAGTACAATCTAAAGTAAACTAGAACAAATAAATTTAGTAATCAAACTTACTCTCTCCATGGATCAACTTCTGAACTATTTGTCCACACAAATCGATGAGCAATCTCTAGCATGGAAGAACTGAACACTTTTAGCTTCCCCTCACCAAGTGGTCGCCCTTCTAGTATTGTTTCATGCTCAAAATCCTCATTGCGTCTAGTTTGAACACCTATTTCAGCTGCTCCTTTAATGTATCCACTACAAAAACGTGTCATCTCTTCAGCCAAATACTTTTCTGCAATGCATCCTTCAGGGTTTAATCGATTTTTGACATATCCTTTTAGGTCCTTCATAAAcctaaaagggaaaaaaaaatctgcatTAGTATTGATACTTTACAGGAGAGATAACCAATTGTAGTTAATGAAATGCAATGTAAGCTCACCTTTCGAAGGGGTACATCCAACGATAATGTACAGGGCCACCAATTATAGCTTCTTGTGCAAGGTGAATCGGTAGGTGAACCATAATGTCAAATAAAGATGGAGGAAAAAACCTTTCAAACATACACATAGTTTCTGCAATTTCTTCATCAAGAACACCTATAGTTTTCTTCTCAATCTCTCTCTGACACAACTGATGGAAAAAAGAACACATGCGAAAAATTGCAATTCTTAGTCCTTTAGGCAGAAGTCCTTTTAAAGCTACTGCAAGAATCTGTTGTATCAAAACGTGGCAATCGTGTGACTTCAAACCCATG contains these protein-coding regions:
- the LOC112180545 gene encoding uncharacterized protein LOC112180545 isoform X1 encodes the protein MDGGETSKLGGKRAKKQEKAARAAAVVAAREERNESLRISNGSSNSTPAEDDILEGQATSNPEKKKIPPRGKAKLLDIGKKKKKKSPILVEFNERGQPIRQNAALFSSFIGASARELIPMTAATWKDLSATFKDQIWIDITTSFIVDEFYKKHIFRKMMKLWRDHRSLVIKQVEEQAKVVGLQRAAALLKPNNIESMDEWLAFIKNRTSAGFKEKCEKFKRMRARRTLPHRTSRKSFARLEEELREQSENPDAISRSDIWIHAYEAKKKKGSEEVVEDPEIVKQVKQKRVEQEPSQTPSLKDDAVAQVLGPDPRGRVRGLRFGAVPSKLEYQTKVGSKVANLEKQVFNQAQNMLSQSQEIERLKEVVATLLARSEKERNNHQVSNSVQHSANKFALRTQNENPSVQHHSSVGIQSKHNITSVRGYESGRPQSKQSNQKKTSSIQHSAGDGSQSKDKEGKRTKVTKDD
- the LOC112180545 gene encoding uncharacterized protein LOC112180545 isoform X2 yields the protein MDGGETSKLGGKRAKKQEKAARAAAVVAAREERNESLRISNGSSNSTPAEDDILEGQATSNPEKKKIPPRGKAKLLDIGKKKKKKSPILVEFNERGQPIRQNAALFSSFIGASARELIPMTAATWKDLSATFKDQIWIDITTSFIVDEFYKKHIFRKMMKLWRDHRSLVIKQVEEQAKVVGLQRAAALLKPNNIESMDEWLAFIKNRTSAGFKEKCEKFKRMRARRTLPHRTSRKSFARLEEELREQSENPDAISRSDIWIHAYEAKKKKGSEEVVEDPEIVKQVKQKRVEQEPSQTPSLKDDAVAQVLGPDPRGRVRGLRFGAVPSKLEYQTKVGSKVANLEKQVFNQAQNMLSQSQEIERLKEVVATLLARSEKERNNHVSNSVQHSANKFALRTQNENPSVQHHSSVGIQSKHNITSVRGYESGRPQSKQSNQKKTSSIQHSAGDGSQSKDKEGKRTKVTKDD